From one Lycium ferocissimum isolate CSIRO_LF1 chromosome 7, AGI_CSIRO_Lferr_CH_V1, whole genome shotgun sequence genomic stretch:
- the LOC132063611 gene encoding uncharacterized protein LOC132063611 isoform X3, with translation MAMDGEQSHKSHRSRQSGPTAKKKSKSDKKKKGVSDENNKQHNPKAFAFNSTVKAKKLQARATEKEQKRLHVPTIDRSTGEPAPYVIVVQGPPKVGKSLLIKSLVKHYTKQNLPEVRGPITIVSGKRRRLQFIECPNDINGMIDVAKFADLALLLIDGSYGFEMETFEFLNILQNHGFPKVMGVLTHLDQFKDVKKLRKTKQRLKHRFWTEIYDGAKLFYLSGLIHGKYSKREVHNLARFISVMKFPPLSWRMSHPYIVVDRFEDVTPPEKVRMDNKCDRNVILYGYLRGCNMMKGAKVHIAGVGDYSLAGITALPDPCPLPSAAKKKGLRDKEKLFYAPMSGLGDLLYDKDAVYININDHFVQFSKVDEAAAVRARKGKGNDVGEALVKSLQNTKYSIDEKLENSFISLFGKKHNPSSANPAKADQTYGLEPAERDQSGLELNSDGSDEDSDAEDLNESEPLQLDRTHPRDSKKNTSDESSEEEDTIGSKKHPESSNSFREHVDFHDGRMRRKAIFDNDNDFDEKDYSEEDGEEDAQDEEVQDADFEDTDEENDFDADVGEDTGNASRWKEFLLERTRERQNVNLMQLVYGESESKSTTKADLQQHGTENDESDTEFFVPKGEGTKKPEERMDDDNIDAEDCSKFVNFASQIDWKNQESIESIRIRFVSKGWSKAARGGGSRDVDGNDDVGEEGEDLFGDFEDLESGQKYESHEIGDAGTDDMIRKDDESAAEERRLRKLALRAKFDSQYGGSDSSNEDEAIKPDTKSHRGQADGSGYYDKLKEEVELQKQVNLAALNELDEDTRIEIEGFRTGTYVRLEVHGVPSEMVEYFDPCHPILVGGLALGEENVGYMQVRLKRHRWHKKVLKTRDPIIVSIGWRRYQTVPIYAIEDQNGRHRMLKYTPEHMHCLAMFWGPLVPPHTGMIAVQNLSNNQASFRITATATVLEFNHAARIVKKIKLVGHPCKIFKKTALIKDMFTSDLEIARFEGAAVRTVSGIRGQVKKAAKEEIGNLPKKKGGSAKEGIARCTFEDKILMSDIVFLRAWTQVEVPSFYNPLTTALQPRDKTWQGMKTVAELRREHNLPVPVNKDSLYKPIERKLKKFNPLVIPKQLQKGLPFKSKPKDTPARKRPLLEDKRAVVMEPHERKVLANIQHLRLIQHEKMKKRKLKDDEKKKALEAERTKEEQLSKKRQREERRERYRVQDKMKKKIRRE, from the exons GCATTTGCATTTAATTCCACGGTGAAAGCAAAGAAATTGCAAGCACGAGCTACAGAGAAGGAGCAGAAGAGGCTTCATGTCCCAACAATTGATCGGTCTACTGGAGAACCAGCTCCATATGTAATTGTAGTGCAAGGACCTCCCAAG GTTGGGAAGTCTCTGCTAATTAAGTCTCTTGTAAAGCACTATACAAAGCAAAATTTACCTGAAGTTCGAGGTCCCATCACTATAGTGTCAG GTAAGCGGAGACGTTTGCAGTTTATAGAGTGTCCGAATGATATCAATGGAATGATTGATGTGGCAAAGTTTGCGGATTTGGCATTGCTTCTCATTGACGGTAGCTATGGCTTTGAAATG GAGACCTTTGAATTCCTTAATATATTGCAAAATCATGGATTCCctaaagttatgggcgttcttACACATCTTGACCAGTTCAAGGATGTTAAGAAGCTTAGAAAGACGAAGCAACGGTTAAAGCATAGATTTTGGACTGAGATATATGATGGAGCTAAATTATTCTATTTGTCTGGTCTTATCCATGGGAA GTACTCTAAACGTGAAGTGCATAATCTTGCGCGGTTTATCTCTGTCATGAAGTTTCCTCCTTTATCCTGGCGCATGTCCCACCCTTACATTGTTGTAGATCGTTTTGAAGATGTCACTCCTCCTGAAAAAGTGCGCATGGACAACAAGTGTGACAGAAATGTCATTTTGTACGGTTATCTTCGTGGATGTAATATGATGAAAGGAGCAAAG GTGCATATTGCTGGTGTTGGTGATTATAGTTTGGCTGGTATAACAGCATTACCTGATCCATGCCCTCTACCATCTGCTGCCAAGAAGAAGGGACTAAGGGACAAGGAAAAGCTGTTTTATGCCCCCATGTCTGGATTGGGCGATCTTCTCTACGATAAGGATGCTGTGTATATAAACATAAATGATCACTTTGTCCAGTTCTCTAAGGTTGATGAAGCAGCTGCCGTTAGGGCTCGCAAAG GGAAGGGCAATGATGTTGGAGAGGCTTTAGTTAAATCACTTCAGAACACAAAATATTCAATTGATGAGAAGttagaaaatagttttatttccctttttgggaaaaaacaTAATCCATCCTCAGCAAATCCTGCTAAAGCTGATCAAACTTATGGTTTGGAGCCTGCGGAGCGAGATCAGTCTGGGTTAGAACTCAACAGCGATGGATCAGATGAAGACAGTGATGCTGAAGATTTGAATGAGTCGGAACCACTACAGTTAGACCGAACTCATCCTAGGGATTCAAAGAAGAACACCTCTGATGAAAGTTCTGAGGAAGAAGATACTATTGGATCAAAGAAGCACCCAGAATCTAGTAATAGTTTCAGGGAACATGTTGATTTCCATGATGGAAGGATGAGAAGAAAAGCTATCtttgataatgataatgattttgATGAAAAG GATTATAGTGAAGAAGATGGCGAAGAGGATGCACAGGATGAGGAAGTGCAAGATGCTGATTTTGAGGACACTGATGAGGAAAATGATTTCGATGCAGATG TAGGAGAGGATACGGGCAATGCTTCAAGATGGAAAGAGTTCCTGTTAGAAAGGACACGTGAGCGCCAAAATGTTAATCTTATGCAGCTTGTATACGGGGAATCTGAATCCAAGTCAACTACTAAAGCTGACTTGCAGCAGCATGGCACTGAAAACGATGAAAGTGATACCGAGTTCTTTGTGCCAAAAGGGGAAGGAACTAAG AAACCAGAAGAGCGGATGGATGATGATAATATTGATGCCGAGGACTGCTCCAAATTTGTAAATTTTGCTAGTCAAATTGACTGGAAGAATCAAGAATCAATTGAAAGTATCCGTATCCGTTTTGTCAGCAAAGGCTGGTCCAAAGCGGCTCGTGGAGGTGGCTCAAGAGATGTCGATGGCAATGATGATGTTGGGGAGGAGGGCGAAGATCTGTTTGGTGATTTTGAAGACTTGGAATCAGGTCAGAAGTATGAGAGCCATGAGATAGGTGATGCTGGAACTGATGATATGATCCGCAAGGATGATGAATCAGCAGCTGAGGAGCGGAGGCTAAGGAAATTGGCACTTCGAGCAAAATTTGATTCTCAATAT GGTGGGTCTGATTCCTCCAATGAGGATGAGGCTATCAAACCAGACACAAAGTCTCATCGGGGTCAAGCTGATGGAAGTGGGTACTATGATAAG TTGAAGGAAGAGGTAGAGCTTCAGAAACAAGTTAATTTAGCAGCACTAAATGAACTTGATGAGGACACTCGGATAGAGATAGAAGGTTTCAGAACAGGAACTTATGTTAGACTAGAAGTTCATGGCGTCCCTTCTGAAATGGTTGAATATTTTGATCCTTGCCATCCGATTCTTGTTGGAGGTCTAGCACTTGGAGAAGAAAATGTTGGATACATGCAG GTTCGGTTGAAGCGGCACAGGTGGCACAAGAAAGTGCTGAAGACTAGGGATCCAATTATTGTTTCTATTGGTTGGAGGCGCTACCAAACTGTACCTATTTATGCTATTGAGGATCAAAATGGTCGTCATCGTATGCTCAAGTACACTCCTGAACACATGCATTGTCTGGCAATGTTTTGGGGTCCCCTTGTGCCTCCACACACGGGAATGATCGCTGTCCAGAACTTGTCAAACAATCAG gcatcctttagaatcaCTGCCACTGCAACTGTGCTAGAGTTCAACCATGCAGCCCGAATAGTCAAAAAGATCAAGTTAGTTGGTCACCCATGTAAGATATTCAAGAAGACAGCACTTATCAAGGACATGTTCACTTCAGATCTTGAAATAGCTAGGTTTGAAGGTGCAGCTGTTCGAACTGTTAGTGGAATTCGCGGGCAAGTGAAAAAG GCTGCTAAAGAAGAGATCGGTAACCTTCCCAAGAAGAAGGGTGGGAGTGCCAAAGAAGGCATTGCTAGATGCACGTTTGAGGATAAGATCCTTATGAGTGACATTGTTTTCTTGCGTGCTTGGACTCAAGTTGAAGTTCCCAGCTTCTACAATCCGTTGACAACAGCATTACAGCCACGCGACAAAACTTGGCAAGGAATGAAAACAGTTGCTGAATTAAGGAGAGAACATAATCTGCCAGTGCCCGTCAACAAGGATTCATTATATAAG CCAATTGAGCGAAAGCTGAAAAAGTTCAACCCCTTGGTAATTCCCAAGCAACTACAGAAAGGTCTCCCCTTCAAATCTAAGCCCAAGGATACTCCAGCTCGGAAGCGACCACTTCTGGAAGATAAGAGGGCTGTGGTGATGGAACCTCATGAGCGTAAAGTGCTTGCTAATATTCAACATCTTAGACTTATTCAGCATGAGAAG ATGAAAAAGCGCAAGCTCAAAGATGACGAGAAGAAGAAAGCACTTGAAGCAGAAAGGACCAAGGAAGAGCAACTCTCAAAGAAGCGACAGAGAGAAGAGAGACGAGAAAGGTACCGCGTGCAGgataaaatgaagaagaaaatccGCAGGGAATAA
- the LOC132063611 gene encoding uncharacterized protein LOC132063611 isoform X2, with amino-acid sequence MAMDGEQSHKSHRSRQSGPTAKKKSKSDKKKKGVSDENNKQHNPKAFAFNSTVKAKKLQARATEKEQKRLHVPTIDRSTGEPAPYVIVVQGPPKVGKSLLIKSLVKHYTKQNLPEVRGPITIVSGKRRRLQFIECPNDINGMIDVAKFADLALLLIDGSYGFEMETFEFLNILQNHGFPKVMGVLTHLDQFKDVKKLRKTKQRLKHRFWTEIYDGAKLFYLSGLIHGKYSKREVHNLARFISVMKFPPLSWRMSHPYIVVDRFEDVTPPEKVRMDNKCDRNVILYGYLRGCNMMKGAKVHIAGVGDYSLAGITALPDPCPLPSAAKKKGLRDKEKLFYAPMSGLGDLLYDKDAVYININDHFVQFSKVDEAAAVRARKGKGNDVGEALVKSLQNTKYSIDEKLENSFISLFGKKHNPSSANPAKADQTYGLEPAERDQSGLELNSDGSDEDSDAEDLNESEPLQLDRTHPRDSKKNTSDESSEEEDTIGSKKHPESSNSFREHVDFHDGRMRRKAIFDNDNDFDEKVSDYSEEDGEEDAQDEEVQDADFEDTDEENDFDADGEDTGNASRWKEFLLERTRERQNVNLMQLVYGESESKSTTKADLQQHGTENDESDTEFFVPKGEGTKKPEERMDDDNIDAEDCSKFVNFASQIDWKNQESIESIRIRFVSKGWSKAARGGGSRDVDGNDDVGEEGEDLFGDFEDLESGQKYESHEIGDAGTDDMIRKDDESAAEERRLRKLALRAKFDSQYGGSDSSNEDEAIKPDTKSHRGQADGSGYYDKLKEEVELQKQVNLAALNELDEDTRIEIEGFRTGTYVRLEVHGVPSEMVEYFDPCHPILVGGLALGEENVGYMQVRLKRHRWHKKVLKTRDPIIVSIGWRRYQTVPIYAIEDQNGRHRMLKYTPEHMHCLAMFWGPLVPPHTGMIAVQNLSNNQASFRITATATVLEFNHAARIVKKIKLVGHPCKIFKKTALIKDMFTSDLEIARFEGAAVRTVSGIRGQVKKAAKEEIGNLPKKKGGSAKEGIARCTFEDKILMSDIVFLRAWTQVEVPSFYNPLTTALQPRDKTWQGMKTVAELRREHNLPVPVNKDSLYKPIERKLKKFNPLVIPKQLQKGLPFKSKPKDTPARKRPLLEDKRAVVMEPHERKVLANIQHLRLIQHEKMKKRKLKDDEKKKALEAERTKEEQLSKKRQREERRERYRVQDKMKKKIRRE; translated from the exons GCATTTGCATTTAATTCCACGGTGAAAGCAAAGAAATTGCAAGCACGAGCTACAGAGAAGGAGCAGAAGAGGCTTCATGTCCCAACAATTGATCGGTCTACTGGAGAACCAGCTCCATATGTAATTGTAGTGCAAGGACCTCCCAAG GTTGGGAAGTCTCTGCTAATTAAGTCTCTTGTAAAGCACTATACAAAGCAAAATTTACCTGAAGTTCGAGGTCCCATCACTATAGTGTCAG GTAAGCGGAGACGTTTGCAGTTTATAGAGTGTCCGAATGATATCAATGGAATGATTGATGTGGCAAAGTTTGCGGATTTGGCATTGCTTCTCATTGACGGTAGCTATGGCTTTGAAATG GAGACCTTTGAATTCCTTAATATATTGCAAAATCATGGATTCCctaaagttatgggcgttcttACACATCTTGACCAGTTCAAGGATGTTAAGAAGCTTAGAAAGACGAAGCAACGGTTAAAGCATAGATTTTGGACTGAGATATATGATGGAGCTAAATTATTCTATTTGTCTGGTCTTATCCATGGGAA GTACTCTAAACGTGAAGTGCATAATCTTGCGCGGTTTATCTCTGTCATGAAGTTTCCTCCTTTATCCTGGCGCATGTCCCACCCTTACATTGTTGTAGATCGTTTTGAAGATGTCACTCCTCCTGAAAAAGTGCGCATGGACAACAAGTGTGACAGAAATGTCATTTTGTACGGTTATCTTCGTGGATGTAATATGATGAAAGGAGCAAAG GTGCATATTGCTGGTGTTGGTGATTATAGTTTGGCTGGTATAACAGCATTACCTGATCCATGCCCTCTACCATCTGCTGCCAAGAAGAAGGGACTAAGGGACAAGGAAAAGCTGTTTTATGCCCCCATGTCTGGATTGGGCGATCTTCTCTACGATAAGGATGCTGTGTATATAAACATAAATGATCACTTTGTCCAGTTCTCTAAGGTTGATGAAGCAGCTGCCGTTAGGGCTCGCAAAG GGAAGGGCAATGATGTTGGAGAGGCTTTAGTTAAATCACTTCAGAACACAAAATATTCAATTGATGAGAAGttagaaaatagttttatttccctttttgggaaaaaacaTAATCCATCCTCAGCAAATCCTGCTAAAGCTGATCAAACTTATGGTTTGGAGCCTGCGGAGCGAGATCAGTCTGGGTTAGAACTCAACAGCGATGGATCAGATGAAGACAGTGATGCTGAAGATTTGAATGAGTCGGAACCACTACAGTTAGACCGAACTCATCCTAGGGATTCAAAGAAGAACACCTCTGATGAAAGTTCTGAGGAAGAAGATACTATTGGATCAAAGAAGCACCCAGAATCTAGTAATAGTTTCAGGGAACATGTTGATTTCCATGATGGAAGGATGAGAAGAAAAGCTATCtttgataatgataatgattttgATGAAAAGGTAAGC GATTATAGTGAAGAAGATGGCGAAGAGGATGCACAGGATGAGGAAGTGCAAGATGCTGATTTTGAGGACACTGATGAGGAAAATGATTTCGATGCAGATG GAGAGGATACGGGCAATGCTTCAAGATGGAAAGAGTTCCTGTTAGAAAGGACACGTGAGCGCCAAAATGTTAATCTTATGCAGCTTGTATACGGGGAATCTGAATCCAAGTCAACTACTAAAGCTGACTTGCAGCAGCATGGCACTGAAAACGATGAAAGTGATACCGAGTTCTTTGTGCCAAAAGGGGAAGGAACTAAG AAACCAGAAGAGCGGATGGATGATGATAATATTGATGCCGAGGACTGCTCCAAATTTGTAAATTTTGCTAGTCAAATTGACTGGAAGAATCAAGAATCAATTGAAAGTATCCGTATCCGTTTTGTCAGCAAAGGCTGGTCCAAAGCGGCTCGTGGAGGTGGCTCAAGAGATGTCGATGGCAATGATGATGTTGGGGAGGAGGGCGAAGATCTGTTTGGTGATTTTGAAGACTTGGAATCAGGTCAGAAGTATGAGAGCCATGAGATAGGTGATGCTGGAACTGATGATATGATCCGCAAGGATGATGAATCAGCAGCTGAGGAGCGGAGGCTAAGGAAATTGGCACTTCGAGCAAAATTTGATTCTCAATAT GGTGGGTCTGATTCCTCCAATGAGGATGAGGCTATCAAACCAGACACAAAGTCTCATCGGGGTCAAGCTGATGGAAGTGGGTACTATGATAAG TTGAAGGAAGAGGTAGAGCTTCAGAAACAAGTTAATTTAGCAGCACTAAATGAACTTGATGAGGACACTCGGATAGAGATAGAAGGTTTCAGAACAGGAACTTATGTTAGACTAGAAGTTCATGGCGTCCCTTCTGAAATGGTTGAATATTTTGATCCTTGCCATCCGATTCTTGTTGGAGGTCTAGCACTTGGAGAAGAAAATGTTGGATACATGCAG GTTCGGTTGAAGCGGCACAGGTGGCACAAGAAAGTGCTGAAGACTAGGGATCCAATTATTGTTTCTATTGGTTGGAGGCGCTACCAAACTGTACCTATTTATGCTATTGAGGATCAAAATGGTCGTCATCGTATGCTCAAGTACACTCCTGAACACATGCATTGTCTGGCAATGTTTTGGGGTCCCCTTGTGCCTCCACACACGGGAATGATCGCTGTCCAGAACTTGTCAAACAATCAG gcatcctttagaatcaCTGCCACTGCAACTGTGCTAGAGTTCAACCATGCAGCCCGAATAGTCAAAAAGATCAAGTTAGTTGGTCACCCATGTAAGATATTCAAGAAGACAGCACTTATCAAGGACATGTTCACTTCAGATCTTGAAATAGCTAGGTTTGAAGGTGCAGCTGTTCGAACTGTTAGTGGAATTCGCGGGCAAGTGAAAAAG GCTGCTAAAGAAGAGATCGGTAACCTTCCCAAGAAGAAGGGTGGGAGTGCCAAAGAAGGCATTGCTAGATGCACGTTTGAGGATAAGATCCTTATGAGTGACATTGTTTTCTTGCGTGCTTGGACTCAAGTTGAAGTTCCCAGCTTCTACAATCCGTTGACAACAGCATTACAGCCACGCGACAAAACTTGGCAAGGAATGAAAACAGTTGCTGAATTAAGGAGAGAACATAATCTGCCAGTGCCCGTCAACAAGGATTCATTATATAAG CCAATTGAGCGAAAGCTGAAAAAGTTCAACCCCTTGGTAATTCCCAAGCAACTACAGAAAGGTCTCCCCTTCAAATCTAAGCCCAAGGATACTCCAGCTCGGAAGCGACCACTTCTGGAAGATAAGAGGGCTGTGGTGATGGAACCTCATGAGCGTAAAGTGCTTGCTAATATTCAACATCTTAGACTTATTCAGCATGAGAAG ATGAAAAAGCGCAAGCTCAAAGATGACGAGAAGAAGAAAGCACTTGAAGCAGAAAGGACCAAGGAAGAGCAACTCTCAAAGAAGCGACAGAGAGAAGAGAGACGAGAAAGGTACCGCGTGCAGgataaaatgaagaagaaaatccGCAGGGAATAA
- the LOC132063611 gene encoding uncharacterized protein LOC132063611 isoform X4: MAMDGEQSHKSHRSRQSGPTAKKKSKSDKKKKGVSDENNKQHNPKAFAFNSTVKAKKLQARATEKEQKRLHVPTIDRSTGEPAPYVIVVQGPPKVGKSLLIKSLVKHYTKQNLPEVRGPITIVSGKRRRLQFIECPNDINGMIDVAKFADLALLLIDGSYGFEMETFEFLNILQNHGFPKVMGVLTHLDQFKDVKKLRKTKQRLKHRFWTEIYDGAKLFYLSGLIHGKYSKREVHNLARFISVMKFPPLSWRMSHPYIVVDRFEDVTPPEKVRMDNKCDRNVILYGYLRGCNMMKGAKVHIAGVGDYSLAGITALPDPCPLPSAAKKKGLRDKEKLFYAPMSGLGDLLYDKDAVYININDHFVQFSKVDEAAAVRARKGKGNDVGEALVKSLQNTKYSIDEKLENSFISLFGKKHNPSSANPAKADQTYGLEPAERDQSGLELNSDGSDEDSDAEDLNESEPLQLDRTHPRDSKKNTSDESSEEEDTIGSKKHPESSNSFREHVDFHDGRMRRKAIFDNDNDFDEKDYSEEDGEEDAQDEEVQDADFEDTDEENDFDADGEDTGNASRWKEFLLERTRERQNVNLMQLVYGESESKSTTKADLQQHGTENDESDTEFFVPKGEGTKKPEERMDDDNIDAEDCSKFVNFASQIDWKNQESIESIRIRFVSKGWSKAARGGGSRDVDGNDDVGEEGEDLFGDFEDLESGQKYESHEIGDAGTDDMIRKDDESAAEERRLRKLALRAKFDSQYGGSDSSNEDEAIKPDTKSHRGQADGSGYYDKLKEEVELQKQVNLAALNELDEDTRIEIEGFRTGTYVRLEVHGVPSEMVEYFDPCHPILVGGLALGEENVGYMQVRLKRHRWHKKVLKTRDPIIVSIGWRRYQTVPIYAIEDQNGRHRMLKYTPEHMHCLAMFWGPLVPPHTGMIAVQNLSNNQASFRITATATVLEFNHAARIVKKIKLVGHPCKIFKKTALIKDMFTSDLEIARFEGAAVRTVSGIRGQVKKAAKEEIGNLPKKKGGSAKEGIARCTFEDKILMSDIVFLRAWTQVEVPSFYNPLTTALQPRDKTWQGMKTVAELRREHNLPVPVNKDSLYKPIERKLKKFNPLVIPKQLQKGLPFKSKPKDTPARKRPLLEDKRAVVMEPHERKVLANIQHLRLIQHEKMKKRKLKDDEKKKALEAERTKEEQLSKKRQREERRERYRVQDKMKKKIRRE; this comes from the exons GCATTTGCATTTAATTCCACGGTGAAAGCAAAGAAATTGCAAGCACGAGCTACAGAGAAGGAGCAGAAGAGGCTTCATGTCCCAACAATTGATCGGTCTACTGGAGAACCAGCTCCATATGTAATTGTAGTGCAAGGACCTCCCAAG GTTGGGAAGTCTCTGCTAATTAAGTCTCTTGTAAAGCACTATACAAAGCAAAATTTACCTGAAGTTCGAGGTCCCATCACTATAGTGTCAG GTAAGCGGAGACGTTTGCAGTTTATAGAGTGTCCGAATGATATCAATGGAATGATTGATGTGGCAAAGTTTGCGGATTTGGCATTGCTTCTCATTGACGGTAGCTATGGCTTTGAAATG GAGACCTTTGAATTCCTTAATATATTGCAAAATCATGGATTCCctaaagttatgggcgttcttACACATCTTGACCAGTTCAAGGATGTTAAGAAGCTTAGAAAGACGAAGCAACGGTTAAAGCATAGATTTTGGACTGAGATATATGATGGAGCTAAATTATTCTATTTGTCTGGTCTTATCCATGGGAA GTACTCTAAACGTGAAGTGCATAATCTTGCGCGGTTTATCTCTGTCATGAAGTTTCCTCCTTTATCCTGGCGCATGTCCCACCCTTACATTGTTGTAGATCGTTTTGAAGATGTCACTCCTCCTGAAAAAGTGCGCATGGACAACAAGTGTGACAGAAATGTCATTTTGTACGGTTATCTTCGTGGATGTAATATGATGAAAGGAGCAAAG GTGCATATTGCTGGTGTTGGTGATTATAGTTTGGCTGGTATAACAGCATTACCTGATCCATGCCCTCTACCATCTGCTGCCAAGAAGAAGGGACTAAGGGACAAGGAAAAGCTGTTTTATGCCCCCATGTCTGGATTGGGCGATCTTCTCTACGATAAGGATGCTGTGTATATAAACATAAATGATCACTTTGTCCAGTTCTCTAAGGTTGATGAAGCAGCTGCCGTTAGGGCTCGCAAAG GGAAGGGCAATGATGTTGGAGAGGCTTTAGTTAAATCACTTCAGAACACAAAATATTCAATTGATGAGAAGttagaaaatagttttatttccctttttgggaaaaaacaTAATCCATCCTCAGCAAATCCTGCTAAAGCTGATCAAACTTATGGTTTGGAGCCTGCGGAGCGAGATCAGTCTGGGTTAGAACTCAACAGCGATGGATCAGATGAAGACAGTGATGCTGAAGATTTGAATGAGTCGGAACCACTACAGTTAGACCGAACTCATCCTAGGGATTCAAAGAAGAACACCTCTGATGAAAGTTCTGAGGAAGAAGATACTATTGGATCAAAGAAGCACCCAGAATCTAGTAATAGTTTCAGGGAACATGTTGATTTCCATGATGGAAGGATGAGAAGAAAAGCTATCtttgataatgataatgattttgATGAAAAG GATTATAGTGAAGAAGATGGCGAAGAGGATGCACAGGATGAGGAAGTGCAAGATGCTGATTTTGAGGACACTGATGAGGAAAATGATTTCGATGCAGATG GAGAGGATACGGGCAATGCTTCAAGATGGAAAGAGTTCCTGTTAGAAAGGACACGTGAGCGCCAAAATGTTAATCTTATGCAGCTTGTATACGGGGAATCTGAATCCAAGTCAACTACTAAAGCTGACTTGCAGCAGCATGGCACTGAAAACGATGAAAGTGATACCGAGTTCTTTGTGCCAAAAGGGGAAGGAACTAAG AAACCAGAAGAGCGGATGGATGATGATAATATTGATGCCGAGGACTGCTCCAAATTTGTAAATTTTGCTAGTCAAATTGACTGGAAGAATCAAGAATCAATTGAAAGTATCCGTATCCGTTTTGTCAGCAAAGGCTGGTCCAAAGCGGCTCGTGGAGGTGGCTCAAGAGATGTCGATGGCAATGATGATGTTGGGGAGGAGGGCGAAGATCTGTTTGGTGATTTTGAAGACTTGGAATCAGGTCAGAAGTATGAGAGCCATGAGATAGGTGATGCTGGAACTGATGATATGATCCGCAAGGATGATGAATCAGCAGCTGAGGAGCGGAGGCTAAGGAAATTGGCACTTCGAGCAAAATTTGATTCTCAATAT GGTGGGTCTGATTCCTCCAATGAGGATGAGGCTATCAAACCAGACACAAAGTCTCATCGGGGTCAAGCTGATGGAAGTGGGTACTATGATAAG TTGAAGGAAGAGGTAGAGCTTCAGAAACAAGTTAATTTAGCAGCACTAAATGAACTTGATGAGGACACTCGGATAGAGATAGAAGGTTTCAGAACAGGAACTTATGTTAGACTAGAAGTTCATGGCGTCCCTTCTGAAATGGTTGAATATTTTGATCCTTGCCATCCGATTCTTGTTGGAGGTCTAGCACTTGGAGAAGAAAATGTTGGATACATGCAG GTTCGGTTGAAGCGGCACAGGTGGCACAAGAAAGTGCTGAAGACTAGGGATCCAATTATTGTTTCTATTGGTTGGAGGCGCTACCAAACTGTACCTATTTATGCTATTGAGGATCAAAATGGTCGTCATCGTATGCTCAAGTACACTCCTGAACACATGCATTGTCTGGCAATGTTTTGGGGTCCCCTTGTGCCTCCACACACGGGAATGATCGCTGTCCAGAACTTGTCAAACAATCAG gcatcctttagaatcaCTGCCACTGCAACTGTGCTAGAGTTCAACCATGCAGCCCGAATAGTCAAAAAGATCAAGTTAGTTGGTCACCCATGTAAGATATTCAAGAAGACAGCACTTATCAAGGACATGTTCACTTCAGATCTTGAAATAGCTAGGTTTGAAGGTGCAGCTGTTCGAACTGTTAGTGGAATTCGCGGGCAAGTGAAAAAG GCTGCTAAAGAAGAGATCGGTAACCTTCCCAAGAAGAAGGGTGGGAGTGCCAAAGAAGGCATTGCTAGATGCACGTTTGAGGATAAGATCCTTATGAGTGACATTGTTTTCTTGCGTGCTTGGACTCAAGTTGAAGTTCCCAGCTTCTACAATCCGTTGACAACAGCATTACAGCCACGCGACAAAACTTGGCAAGGAATGAAAACAGTTGCTGAATTAAGGAGAGAACATAATCTGCCAGTGCCCGTCAACAAGGATTCATTATATAAG CCAATTGAGCGAAAGCTGAAAAAGTTCAACCCCTTGGTAATTCCCAAGCAACTACAGAAAGGTCTCCCCTTCAAATCTAAGCCCAAGGATACTCCAGCTCGGAAGCGACCACTTCTGGAAGATAAGAGGGCTGTGGTGATGGAACCTCATGAGCGTAAAGTGCTTGCTAATATTCAACATCTTAGACTTATTCAGCATGAGAAG ATGAAAAAGCGCAAGCTCAAAGATGACGAGAAGAAGAAAGCACTTGAAGCAGAAAGGACCAAGGAAGAGCAACTCTCAAAGAAGCGACAGAGAGAAGAGAGACGAGAAAGGTACCGCGTGCAGgataaaatgaagaagaaaatccGCAGGGAATAA